The following are encoded together in the Malaya genurostris strain Urasoe2022 chromosome 3, Malgen_1.1, whole genome shotgun sequence genome:
- the LOC131433657 gene encoding polycomb protein Asx isoform X4: MVQCKFICVEMECDVSPPDSSSGGGHHGNSTAQQRRQPKPVQHNSASISISSSSSGGGSTSASSSNLNLSGSSGRNLLNISTSNSFRSDSPTIVSTMAAASSTSHHNHHHNHHHHRHHNAHSHQHHYQQQSQHHVHHEEITVTYPEVVSCTPESSFNLSDDYDSNPLKEVDPLNVSGSSMELLSSPMKSQDKTPKHNHHLRRNVPRIVVKQIPKTQQQAQSSRCDKRSTGPASTMREVLASIPGFSVKPRRRSNKKMSTAAQIEQTKEGCIDLETPDSILVNTNLRSLLNKQTFQMLPPLFQYKLVQLLPSVDRPSVPDSSDCERNGIWLNPSSLNNEFFARACLEWRDRLAEGEFTPENQLKLKTEAEKEKSKLDPWKLKHFEPMWGDKRPALANVGAAGTLPNPSPPTTPTKEKELTPEPPKTSTPTTSRPALKTTIKLRPTTTIATSTTASADLAVASCSSSSSSTSSNGNSNSNSSCSSGPSILVTTSPSACASNSRSTAAQSSLSPTVTSSPKRVRTVGAVTRLAAASQQQLVHHQDQPGSSVGECSQTARLVRHVDSPKPSTSSAPIATTEDVVDSSSPLSIISGSLKRVHNRSLTPELSNSKISKSSDSNDSSLSQERGSQLPDDSKPCDITASGLQEPDALDDGEVGLEAVIEDIPDDDPDVTEVIMEHTYTPSPDPGGENVELKYTDEYESSNSNSNLNEQQHLPNNTSHPQQQTVYDQHSGQLFNIVCVASSPASNHMHSTTNLLTTDTPTASSSNSIGTAAAVGEVVSNMHLGQQQFCHDSNSSSTSTTALMSSSDQVPPNALSSFENVLQNNEELIITQREPDPNPSNGALQSGDSNGSSEASSSQRTVSAEVNMNLTAYHHDHELLHQSASSTMMLGGLGTIGEDDDDDDDEENCDNNNDSTNEDEEEEEEGDDQLMAGSVIAGLDGTVGLQDDELHGLQLIAAVQQQSMGSSDSADEDDQMDEKFIDAENYVLESGEISAENWPFKVKLDPKMMMVDQLDPSSIILTPTTTATGHQIAVSSSSVQQQLQFQQQQHQQQQHIHSIQAAQQQQLLNQQVLIQQQQQQQQQQQLNVLQLQQFQQHQQSQQAQQVLVPQAMTTESGNILSSEVKDVRAVIKTEPGVSGVTFQGRPATGQLITRIKIEGGEDGQKLHVVSSASSDNMARVIESVAGCFSSTIPATTQAQLLQQQQQQQQQQLFQQVQQNQHIKLEMDNGHQQIVHQGGQPKFIITSRQIGNKIPITVTSGHSGPILQQQSIGTGTTTNTTQQKPIQLQKIIMSTSSLQQQQQRARLPLQRTQLVQPQTQSQQRFQQKFVTNQLIRGQNAAIINTVQLQQQQQQQQQQQQAQALANQQAQQAAATVGANVVIGPTPRKRLEVSGGAGVLAVSAGGGISSGRRGGRTSSSRLPPGAVNLERSYQICQAVIQNSPNRHQLRAQLKPPQAFLTSSNSNSSNSSNSNSSNSSSSSNGSNVKDEPISFGGAVIGNKVGPRLVNPKRITTVGRQPSSILVRHVYTTAGQSNPGTISIISSSQQQQQQPQQQQQSQQTLSSQQRIISAAEAAELQHAQIISMSGPGGIGNLSVSGAAGTGNGSFGGKYVLVQRAHIGDIVTPRAASAPPTQNQQVNSVTGVPITLAGRGRPASVDIDTPVSLPDSQQQQQQHPVQMIQHPLQQQQQQQIVGPNPGIQAVTRRGPTTHVISYGDIGTDAAANNQHISQAAATSSLLEIVSPVHSVVTSTNGPTMDSTSPVAGYSITSTSTPSPLPLGSSNGNSNSSIIISSSSSSNGNNNNNNNNNSSSTIGTINNNNSTSSNSSSSSNNNGNGHHLHQQHGATSACSCSLNAMVICQQCGAFCHDDCISASKLCVSCVIR, encoded by the exons ATTCATTTGTGTGGAAATGGAGTGCGACGTGTCGCCACCCGACAGTAGTAGCGGTGGTGGTCATCACGGGAACAGTACCGCCCAGCAGAGACGTCAGCCGAAACCAGTTCAGCATAACAGCGCTAGCATCAGCatcagtagtagtagtagtggcGGCGGAAGCACCAGTGCCAGCAGTAGTAATCTAAACCTTAGCGGTAGTAGCGGTAGGAATCTCTTAAACATCAGCACTAGCAACAGTTTTCGGTCGGATTCGCCGACGATCGTTTCAACTATGGCAGCGGCCTCGTCGACATCCCACCACAATCACCACCAtaatcaccaccaccaccgtcaTCATAATGCACATTCGCATCAGCATCATTATCAGCAGCAATCGCAGCATCATGTTCACCATGAGGAGATTACTGTCACGTATCCGGAGGTGGTATCCTGTACACCGGAGTCGAGCTTCAACTTATCGGACGATTACGATTCTAATCCACTAAAAGAAG TGGATCCGCTTAATGTGTCCGGAAGTTCAATGGAACTGCTATCATCTCCGATGAAAAGTCAGGACAAAACTCCCAAACACAATCACCATCTGCGACGAAACGTTCCTAGAATAGTTGTAAAACAAATTCCCAAAACACAGCAGCAAGCGCAGAGCTCACGTTGTGATAAACGTTCCACTGGTCCAGCTTCGACGATGCGAGAAGTACTGGCATCCATCCCGGGATTCAGTGTTAAACCTCGGCGGAGGTCCAATAAGAAAATGTCAACGGCGGCACAGATTGAACAAACAAAGGAGGGTTGCATCGATCTCGAAACGCCGGATTCCATTCTGGTCAACACGAACCTGCGATCGCTTCTCAACAAACAAACTTTCCAAATGTTACCGCCTCTCTTTCAGTACAAACTGGTTCAGCTGTTGCCCTCCGTGGATCGACCTTCGGTGCCTGACTCGTCGGACTGCGAGCGTAACGGAATCTGGCTGAATCCGTCCAGTTTGAACAATGAATTCTTTGCCAGGGCTTGCTTGGAATGGCGCGACCGGTTAGCGGAAGGCGAATTCACTCCCGAGAATCAACTGAAGCTCAAAACGGAAGCGGAAAAGGAAAAGAGTAAACTAGATCCCTGGAAGCTGAAACACTTCGAACCTATGTGGGGTGACAAAAGACCGGCGCTGGCGAACGTAGGAGCGGCTGGAACGCTGCCGAATCCGTCGCCACCGACGACCCCTACGAAGGAGAAAGAG CTTACGCCCGAACCGCCAAAGACGAGCACTCCAACAACATCGAGACCTGCCCTAAAAACCACCATCAAGTTGCGACCGACAACGACGATAGCAACGAGCACGACTGCCTCCGCCGATTTGGCAGTAGCTAGttgcagcagtagcagcagcagcactagCAGCAATGGCAACAGCAACAGTAACAGTAGTTGTAGCAGTGGTCCAAGCATACTTGTCACCACAAGTCCTTCCGCATGTGCATCGAACAGTCGTTCTACCGCAGCTCAAAGTTCGCTTTCTCCAACGGTAACTTCTTCGCCGAAACGAGTTCGAACCGTTGGAGCAGTGACGCGACTGGCTGCGGCCAGTCAGCAACAGTTGGTTCACCACCAAGATCAGCCTGGCTCTTCGGTAGGAGAATGTAGTCAGACTGCTCGTTTAGTTCGCCACGTTGATTCACCGAAACCTTCCACATCATCTGCCCCTATCGCTACTACGGAAGACGTAGTAGATTCATCGAGTCCTCTTAGTATCATTAGTGGTAGTTTGAAGCGAGTACACAATCGATCACTCACGCCAGAATTAAGTAATAGTAAGATATCGAAATCCTCGGATTCGAACGACAGTAGTTTGTCTCAGGAACGTGGATCTCAGCTGCCAGATGATTCTAAACCTTGTGATATTACTGCCAGTGGACTACAGGAACCGGATGCGCTGGATGACGGCGAAGTTGGTCTGGAAGCTGTGATCGAGGATATTCCCGATGACGATCCGGACGTCACGGAAGTAATCATGGAACATACGTACACACCCTCGCCGGATCCCGGTGGGGAAAACGTCGAACTGAAATACACTGACGAATATGAAAGTTCCAACTCGAACTCGAATCTCAATGAGCAACAACATTTACCAAACAACACCTCTCATCCCCAGCAGCAAACTGTATACGATCAGCATTCCGGACAGTTATTCAATATTGTGTGTGTTGCTTCTTCACCGGCATCGAATCATATGCACAGTACGACGAATCTCCTAACGACAGATACTCCAACTGCGAGTAGTAGTAACAGCATAGggacagcagcagcagtaggtgAAGTTGTTTCCAACATGCATCTGGGCCAGCAACAGTTTTGCCACGACAGCAACAGTAGCAGCACGTCAACAACAGCATTGATGTCCTCCAGTGATCAGGTACCACCAAATGCACTGAGTAGCTTCGAGAATGTGCTACAAAACAATGAAGAGCTTATTATAACGCAACGGGAACCGGATCCAAATCCGTCGAACGGGGCTCTACAGAGCGGGGATAGCAATGGTAGTTCAGAGGCCAGTAGCAGTCAGCGTACGGTCAGTGCGGAAGTCAACATGAATCTGACTGCGTATCATCATGATCACGAGCTGTTGCATCAGAGTGCCAGCAGTACAATGATGCTTGGTGGGCTCGGAACGATCGGGGAggacgacgatgacgatgatgacgaggAGAACtgtgataataataatgattccACCAACGAAgacgaggaggaggaggaggaaggGGATGACCAGCTGATGGCTGGTTCGGTGATAGCGGGCCTGGACGGAACCGTTGGGCTGCAGGATGACGAGCTGCACGGACTGCAGCTGATTGCGGCGGTGCAGCAGCAATCGATGGGTTCGTCGGATTCCGCCGACGAAGACGACCAGATGGACGAGAAGTTCATCGATGCGGAGAATTATGTGCTGGAAAGCGGCGAGATCAGTGCGGAAA ATTGGCCGTTTAAAGTAAAACTGGACCCGAAGATGATGATGGTGGATCAGTTAGACCCGAGCAGTATTATTCTGACACCGACGACGACGGCCACAGGGCATCAGATAGCCGTCAGCAGTAGCAGTGTACAGCAACAGTTGCAGTTtcaacagcagcagcaccaacaacaacaacatattCATTCCATTCAAGCTGCCCAGCAGCAACAGTTACTAAACCAACAGGTGCTcatacaacagcaacaacaacaacaacagcaacaacaactaaATGTGCTACAGTTGCAGCAGTTTCAGCAGCACCAACAATCGCAGCAAGCACAACAAGTGCTAGTTCCGCAGGCAATGACGACTGAATCTGGCAACATACTGTCATCAGAG GTTAAAGATGTCCGTGCGGTGATTAAAACAGAACCGGGCGTTTCCGGAGTGACCTTCCAGGGGCGTCCTGCAACGGGTCAGCTGATAACACGGATCAAGATTGAAGGCGGtgaagacggtcaaaagttgcATGTCGTCTCCTCAGCCAGCAGCGACAACATGGCGAGGGTCATTGAAAGTGTTGCTGGTTGCTTCAGCAGTACAATTCCAGCGACAACTCAAGCCCAGTTgttgcagcagcagcaacaacaacagcagcagcagttgTTTCAGCAGGTCCAGCAAAATCAACACATAAAGCTAGAGATGGATAACGGCCATCAGCAAATTGTTCATCAGGGAGGACAGCCTAAATTCATCATCACTTCCCGACAGATTGGAAATAAAATTCCAATAACGGTAACCAGTGGCCATTCGGGACCAATCTTACAACAGCAATCAATTGGCACAGGAACGACGACAAATACGACTCAACAGAAACCGATCCAGTTACAAAAGATCATTATGTCGACGTCGAGTttacagcagcaacaacaacgtgCTCGGCTTCCTCTGCAAAGGACTCAGTTGGTTCAACCGCAAACTCAATCTCAGCAACGATTCCAGCAAAAGTTTGTAACCAATCAGCTGATTCGAGgtcaaaatgctgccatcatcaacacagtccaactacaacaacagcagcagcaacaacaacaacaacaacaggcaCAAGCGCTAGCCAATCAGCAAGCTCAACAGGCGGCAGCCACCGTCGGAGCAAATGTCGTTATTGGACCAACTCCGAGAAAACGGCTAGAAGTTAGTGGCGGAGCAGGTGTCCTGGCTGTTAGTGCCGGAGGTGGAATTAGCAGTGGACGACGGGGTGGTCGCACCAGTAGCTCTCGTTTACCCCCCGGAGCGGTGAATCTTGAGCGTAGCTACCAGATATGCCAAGCCGTTATACAGAACAGTCCAAATCGACATCAGTTGCGGGCCCAACTGAAGCCACCGCAAGCGTTCCTGACCAGTTCCAACTCAAACTCGAGCAATAGTAGCAATAGTAATAGCAGTAACAGTAGCAGCAGTAGCAATGGCAGTAACGTCAAAGATGAACCGATCAGTTTCGGCGGGGCTGTCATAGGAAACaag GTTGGTCCTCGTTTAGTAAATCCGAAGAGAATTACGACAGTTGGTCGGCAACCCTCATCTATTCTTGTCCGACACGTGTATACAACTGCAGGGCAATCAAATCCCGGTACAATTAGTATCATTTCCTCatcccaacaacaacaacagcagccgcagcaacaacaacaatcaCAACAGACTCTATCATCCCAACAGCGGATAATAAGTGCTGCGGAGGCAGCAGAACTGCAACACGCACAGATCATCAGTATGTCCGGTCCCGGAGGCATTGGAAATCTATCCGTATCAGGTGCTGCTGGAACCGGAAATGGAAGTTTTGGCGGCAAATACGTACTTGTGCAACGGGCGCACATCGGTGATATTGTAACGCCGCGGGCGGCCAGCGCACCACCGACTCAGAATCAG CAGGTTAATTCCGTAACCGGTGTTCCAATAACGCTAGCGGGTCGTGGACGGCCAGCTTCGGTAGATATTGATACACCTGTCTCCCTTCCTGATtctcaacagcaacagcagcagcacccGGTGCAAATGATCCAGCATCCattgcaacaacaacagcagcagcaaattGTTGGACCCAATCCTGGTATCCAAGCTGTGACCCGTAGAGGTCCTACCACGCATG TTATTTCCTACGGCGACATCGGCACCGATGCGGCGGCCAACAACCAGCACATCAGCCAAGCGGCTGCTACTTCATCTTTACTGGAAATCGTCTCCCCCGTGCATTCTGTCGTTACGTCAACCAACGGTCCTACGATGGACTCTACATCGCCTGTTGCCGGTTACAGCATTACATCCACCTCGACACCATCGCCCCTTCCACTCGGTAGTAGTAATGGCAACAGTAACAGTAGTATAATcattagcagcagcagcagtagcaatggtaataacaataataataacaacaacaacagcagcagcactaTCGGTACTATCAATAATAACAATAGCACTAGTAGTAACAGTAGTAGCAGTAGTAACAACAATGGGAACGGTCACCATCTTCACCAGCAGCACGGAGCAACGTCGGCTTGCTCTTGTTCACTGAACGCAATGGTCATCTGTCAGCAGTGTGGGGCATTTTGTCATGATGACTGCATCAGTGCTTCGAAGTTGTGCGTGTCCTGTGTCATACGATAA
- the LOC131433657 gene encoding polycomb protein Asx isoform X5, which yields MVQCKFICVEMECDVSPPDSSSGGGHHGNSTAQQRRQPKPVQHNSASISISSSSSGGGSTSASSSNLNLSGSSGRNLLNISTSNSFRSDSPTIVSTMAAASSTSHHNHHHNHHHHRHHNAHSHQHHYQQQSQHHVHHEEITVTYPEVVSCTPESSFNLSDDYDSNPLKEVDPLNVSGSSMELLSSPMKSQDKTPKHNHHLRRNVPRIVVKQIPKTQQQAQSSRCDKRSTGPASTMREVLASIPGFSVKPRRRSNKKMSTAAQIEQTKEGCIDLETPDSILVNTNLRSLLNKQTFQMLPPLFQYKLVQLLPSVDRPSVPDSSDCERNGIWLNPSSLNNEFFARACLEWRDRLAEGEFTPENQLKLKTEAEKEKSKLDPWKLKHFEPMWGDKRPALANVGAAGTLPNPSPPTTPTKEKELTPEPPKTSTPTTSRPALKTTIKLRPTTTIATSTTASADLAVASCSSSSSSTSSNGNSNSNSSCSSGPSILVTTSPSACASNSRSTAAQSSLSPTVTSSPKRVRTVGAVTRLAAASQQQLVHHQDQPGSSVGECSQTARLVRHVDSPKPSTSSAPIATTEDVVDSSSPLSIISGSLKRVHNRSLTPELSNSKISKSSDSNDSSLSQERGSQLPDDSKPCDITASGLQEPDALDDGEVGLEAVIEDIPDDDPDVTEVIMEHTYTPSPDPGGENVELKYTDEYESSNSNSNLNEQQHLPNNTSHPQQQTVYDQHSGQLFNIVCVASSPASNHMHSTTNLLTTDTPTASSSNSIGTAAAVGEVVSNMHLGQQQFCHDSNSSSTSTTALMSSSDQVPPNALSSFENVLQNNEELIITQREPDPNPSNGALQSGDSNGSSEASSSQRTVSAEVNMNLTAYHHDHELLHQSASSTMMLGGLGTIGEDDDDDDDEENCDNNNDSTNEDEEEEEEGDDQLMAGSVIAGLDGTVGLQDDELHGLQLIAAVQQQSMGSSDSADEDDQMDEKFIDAENYVLESGEISAEIDAIDILAETAEEVDLGIAGVAESGPSTHEDNLIILHELDIKQDEDDDDIDANDNNDDADDDDGDDNDVEKGDDDEDEDEVQAGENVNDEDEGQECEPGLVDIGSALVQQADIVGDIQHGTIEESLCLNDLDGFDGINAIKMETDNIFGSSDWPFKVKLDPKMMMVDQLDPSSIILTPTTTATGHQIAVSSSSVQQQLQFQQQQHQQQQHIHSIQAAQQQQLLNQQVLIQQQQQQQQQQQLNVLQLQQFQQHQQSQQAQQVLVPQAMTTESGNILSSEVKDVRAVIKTEPGVSGVTFQGRPATGQLITRIKIEGGEDGQKLHVVSSASSDNMARVIESVAGCFSSTIPATTQAQLLQQQQQQQQQQLFQQVQQNQHIKLEMDNGHQQIVHQGGQPKFIITSRQIGNKIPITVTSGHSGPILQQQSIGTGTTTNTTQQKPIQLQKIIMSTSSLQQQQQRARLPLQRTQLVQPQTQSQQRFQQKFVTNQLIRGQNAAIINTVQLQQQQQQQQQQQQAQALANQQAQQAAATVGANVVIGPTPRKRLEVSGGAGVLAVSAGGGISSGRRGGRTSSSRLPPGAVNLERSYQICQAVIQNSPNRHQLRAQLKPPQAFLTSSNSNSSNSSNSNSSNSSSSSNGSNVKDEPISFGGAVIGNKVGPRLVNPKRITTVGRQPSSILVRHVYTTAGQSNPGTISIISSSQQQQQQPQQQQQSQQTLSSQQRIISAAEAAELQHAQIISMSGPGGIGNLSVSGAAGTGNGSFGGKYVLVQRAHIGDIVTPRAASAPPTQNQRVVDGQLR from the exons ATTCATTTGTGTGGAAATGGAGTGCGACGTGTCGCCACCCGACAGTAGTAGCGGTGGTGGTCATCACGGGAACAGTACCGCCCAGCAGAGACGTCAGCCGAAACCAGTTCAGCATAACAGCGCTAGCATCAGCatcagtagtagtagtagtggcGGCGGAAGCACCAGTGCCAGCAGTAGTAATCTAAACCTTAGCGGTAGTAGCGGTAGGAATCTCTTAAACATCAGCACTAGCAACAGTTTTCGGTCGGATTCGCCGACGATCGTTTCAACTATGGCAGCGGCCTCGTCGACATCCCACCACAATCACCACCAtaatcaccaccaccaccgtcaTCATAATGCACATTCGCATCAGCATCATTATCAGCAGCAATCGCAGCATCATGTTCACCATGAGGAGATTACTGTCACGTATCCGGAGGTGGTATCCTGTACACCGGAGTCGAGCTTCAACTTATCGGACGATTACGATTCTAATCCACTAAAAGAAG TGGATCCGCTTAATGTGTCCGGAAGTTCAATGGAACTGCTATCATCTCCGATGAAAAGTCAGGACAAAACTCCCAAACACAATCACCATCTGCGACGAAACGTTCCTAGAATAGTTGTAAAACAAATTCCCAAAACACAGCAGCAAGCGCAGAGCTCACGTTGTGATAAACGTTCCACTGGTCCAGCTTCGACGATGCGAGAAGTACTGGCATCCATCCCGGGATTCAGTGTTAAACCTCGGCGGAGGTCCAATAAGAAAATGTCAACGGCGGCACAGATTGAACAAACAAAGGAGGGTTGCATCGATCTCGAAACGCCGGATTCCATTCTGGTCAACACGAACCTGCGATCGCTTCTCAACAAACAAACTTTCCAAATGTTACCGCCTCTCTTTCAGTACAAACTGGTTCAGCTGTTGCCCTCCGTGGATCGACCTTCGGTGCCTGACTCGTCGGACTGCGAGCGTAACGGAATCTGGCTGAATCCGTCCAGTTTGAACAATGAATTCTTTGCCAGGGCTTGCTTGGAATGGCGCGACCGGTTAGCGGAAGGCGAATTCACTCCCGAGAATCAACTGAAGCTCAAAACGGAAGCGGAAAAGGAAAAGAGTAAACTAGATCCCTGGAAGCTGAAACACTTCGAACCTATGTGGGGTGACAAAAGACCGGCGCTGGCGAACGTAGGAGCGGCTGGAACGCTGCCGAATCCGTCGCCACCGACGACCCCTACGAAGGAGAAAGAG CTTACGCCCGAACCGCCAAAGACGAGCACTCCAACAACATCGAGACCTGCCCTAAAAACCACCATCAAGTTGCGACCGACAACGACGATAGCAACGAGCACGACTGCCTCCGCCGATTTGGCAGTAGCTAGttgcagcagtagcagcagcagcactagCAGCAATGGCAACAGCAACAGTAACAGTAGTTGTAGCAGTGGTCCAAGCATACTTGTCACCACAAGTCCTTCCGCATGTGCATCGAACAGTCGTTCTACCGCAGCTCAAAGTTCGCTTTCTCCAACGGTAACTTCTTCGCCGAAACGAGTTCGAACCGTTGGAGCAGTGACGCGACTGGCTGCGGCCAGTCAGCAACAGTTGGTTCACCACCAAGATCAGCCTGGCTCTTCGGTAGGAGAATGTAGTCAGACTGCTCGTTTAGTTCGCCACGTTGATTCACCGAAACCTTCCACATCATCTGCCCCTATCGCTACTACGGAAGACGTAGTAGATTCATCGAGTCCTCTTAGTATCATTAGTGGTAGTTTGAAGCGAGTACACAATCGATCACTCACGCCAGAATTAAGTAATAGTAAGATATCGAAATCCTCGGATTCGAACGACAGTAGTTTGTCTCAGGAACGTGGATCTCAGCTGCCAGATGATTCTAAACCTTGTGATATTACTGCCAGTGGACTACAGGAACCGGATGCGCTGGATGACGGCGAAGTTGGTCTGGAAGCTGTGATCGAGGATATTCCCGATGACGATCCGGACGTCACGGAAGTAATCATGGAACATACGTACACACCCTCGCCGGATCCCGGTGGGGAAAACGTCGAACTGAAATACACTGACGAATATGAAAGTTCCAACTCGAACTCGAATCTCAATGAGCAACAACATTTACCAAACAACACCTCTCATCCCCAGCAGCAAACTGTATACGATCAGCATTCCGGACAGTTATTCAATATTGTGTGTGTTGCTTCTTCACCGGCATCGAATCATATGCACAGTACGACGAATCTCCTAACGACAGATACTCCAACTGCGAGTAGTAGTAACAGCATAGggacagcagcagcagtaggtgAAGTTGTTTCCAACATGCATCTGGGCCAGCAACAGTTTTGCCACGACAGCAACAGTAGCAGCACGTCAACAACAGCATTGATGTCCTCCAGTGATCAGGTACCACCAAATGCACTGAGTAGCTTCGAGAATGTGCTACAAAACAATGAAGAGCTTATTATAACGCAACGGGAACCGGATCCAAATCCGTCGAACGGGGCTCTACAGAGCGGGGATAGCAATGGTAGTTCAGAGGCCAGTAGCAGTCAGCGTACGGTCAGTGCGGAAGTCAACATGAATCTGACTGCGTATCATCATGATCACGAGCTGTTGCATCAGAGTGCCAGCAGTACAATGATGCTTGGTGGGCTCGGAACGATCGGGGAggacgacgatgacgatgatgacgaggAGAACtgtgataataataatgattccACCAACGAAgacgaggaggaggaggaggaaggGGATGACCAGCTGATGGCTGGTTCGGTGATAGCGGGCCTGGACGGAACCGTTGGGCTGCAGGATGACGAGCTGCACGGACTGCAGCTGATTGCGGCGGTGCAGCAGCAATCGATGGGTTCGTCGGATTCCGCCGACGAAGACGACCAGATGGACGAGAAGTTCATCGATGCGGAGAATTATGTGCTGGAAAGCGGCGAGATCAGTGCGGAAA TCGACGCGATCGACATTCTCGCCGAAACCGCTGAAGAAGTAGATCTTGGCATAGCGGGCGTAGCCGAGTCCGGTCCTAGCACTCACGAAGACAATCTCATCATTTTGCACGAGCTGGACATCAAACAGGATGAGGACGATGACGATATCGACGCCAACGATAATAatgatgatgctgatgatgatgatggtgatgataaCGATGTTGAAAAAGGTGATGATGACGAAGATGAAGACGAAGTGCAAGCGGGAGAAAATGTTAACGACGAGGATGAAGGACAAGAATGCGAACCGGGTTTGGTGGATATCGGGAGCGCATTGGTGCAACAAGCGGATATCGTTGGCGATATTCAACATGGTACCATAGAAGAATCGCTCTGTTTAAATGATCTGGACGGGTTCGACGGGATCAATGCAATCAAGATGGAGACTGATAACATATTCGGTAGTAGCG ATTGGCCGTTTAAAGTAAAACTGGACCCGAAGATGATGATGGTGGATCAGTTAGACCCGAGCAGTATTATTCTGACACCGACGACGACGGCCACAGGGCATCAGATAGCCGTCAGCAGTAGCAGTGTACAGCAACAGTTGCAGTTtcaacagcagcagcaccaacaacaacaacatattCATTCCATTCAAGCTGCCCAGCAGCAACAGTTACTAAACCAACAGGTGCTcatacaacagcaacaacaacaacaacagcaacaacaactaaATGTGCTACAGTTGCAGCAGTTTCAGCAGCACCAACAATCGCAGCAAGCACAACAAGTGCTAGTTCCGCAGGCAATGACGACTGAATCTGGCAACATACTGTCATCAGAG GTTAAAGATGTCCGTGCGGTGATTAAAACAGAACCGGGCGTTTCCGGAGTGACCTTCCAGGGGCGTCCTGCAACGGGTCAGCTGATAACACGGATCAAGATTGAAGGCGGtgaagacggtcaaaagttgcATGTCGTCTCCTCAGCCAGCAGCGACAACATGGCGAGGGTCATTGAAAGTGTTGCTGGTTGCTTCAGCAGTACAATTCCAGCGACAACTCAAGCCCAGTTgttgcagcagcagcaacaacaacagcagcagcagttgTTTCAGCAGGTCCAGCAAAATCAACACATAAAGCTAGAGATGGATAACGGCCATCAGCAAATTGTTCATCAGGGAGGACAGCCTAAATTCATCATCACTTCCCGACAGATTGGAAATAAAATTCCAATAACGGTAACCAGTGGCCATTCGGGACCAATCTTACAACAGCAATCAATTGGCACAGGAACGACGACAAATACGACTCAACAGAAACCGATCCAGTTACAAAAGATCATTATGTCGACGTCGAGTttacagcagcaacaacaacgtgCTCGGCTTCCTCTGCAAAGGACTCAGTTGGTTCAACCGCAAACTCAATCTCAGCAACGATTCCAGCAAAAGTTTGTAACCAATCAGCTGATTCGAGgtcaaaatgctgccatcatcaacacagtccaactacaacaacagcagcagcaacaacaacaacaacaacaggcaCAAGCGCTAGCCAATCAGCAAGCTCAACAGGCGGCAGCCACCGTCGGAGCAAATGTCGTTATTGGACCAACTCCGAGAAAACGGCTAGAAGTTAGTGGCGGAGCAGGTGTCCTGGCTGTTAGTGCCGGAGGTGGAATTAGCAGTGGACGACGGGGTGGTCGCACCAGTAGCTCTCGTTTACCCCCCGGAGCGGTGAATCTTGAGCGTAGCTACCAGATATGCCAAGCCGTTATACAGAACAGTCCAAATCGACATCAGTTGCGGGCCCAACTGAAGCCACCGCAAGCGTTCCTGACCAGTTCCAACTCAAACTCGAGCAATAGTAGCAATAGTAATAGCAGTAACAGTAGCAGCAGTAGCAATGGCAGTAACGTCAAAGATGAACCGATCAGTTTCGGCGGGGCTGTCATAGGAAACaag GTTGGTCCTCGTTTAGTAAATCCGAAGAGAATTACGACAGTTGGTCGGCAACCCTCATCTATTCTTGTCCGACACGTGTATACAACTGCAGGGCAATCAAATCCCGGTACAATTAGTATCATTTCCTCatcccaacaacaacaacagcagccgcagcaacaacaacaatcaCAACAGACTCTATCATCCCAACAGCGGATAATAAGTGCTGCGGAGGCAGCAGAACTGCAACACGCACAGATCATCAGTATGTCCGGTCCCGGAGGCATTGGAAATCTATCCGTATCAGGTGCTGCTGGAACCGGAAATGGAAGTTTTGGCGGCAAATACGTACTTGTGCAACGGGCGCACATCGGTGATATTGTAACGCCGCGGGCGGCCAGCGCACCACCGACTCAGAATCAG CGGGTCGTGGACGGCCAGCTTCGGTAG